A segment of the Longimicrobiales bacterium genome:
GAAAGTCTCGGGATCGAGCCTCCGGGTCATCTCTCGCTCAGCGCCTTCGCGACGGCATAGCCGGTCAAAGCAACGACGCCCATGAGCCAACATTTCGGTCCACAATTCGTTAGATGAGCCTCCACTCCCTTCAAACGGGAGATGGCATTGGTAGCCGTATTGCCCGCAGTCGTACTCCTAGTCGTCGTGATAGCCCGCCACGTGAACAGGACGCAATCGCAGCACGACATCGAGGAGTACGGCCCTGAACGCTCCGTTACTCTGGAGCGGCTTTTCTTGGCCTAGCCCTGCCCTCGGTGCTACGACTTCCGGATGGAATTGATCTCAATCAGTCCCAACGCGAGCTCGATTCAGTCTCGCGCTGAACGCGCCTCCGTGATCAACGAAGTGACGCGATCCAGAAGAGTTTCACGAACGAAAGGCTTTTCTATGACCAATCCCGGCTTCTCCAGAAATTGTGCGCTCATTGTCGGATCTTGCACGAAGCCTGACATGAAGAGAACAGGGATGTGCGGTGCGGCTTCCCCGATAACGGAAGCCAGTTCCCATCCGTCCATCCCAGGCATGACGACATCCGTCAGAAGCAGGTCGACTTCGTAATTCAGTGATCGAAAGATCTCGACGGCCGCATCAGCACTTCCCGCCGCATGCACCTCGTAACCGCTCCGCGTGAGCATGGACGAAACGGACTTCAGTACCATCGCGGTGTCGTCGACGACCACGATCACGGCAGGGGAATCCGGATTGGGTGCAAGACGACCTGGAGTATCACTTACGAGTCCGCCGGCGGACTCGGGCACCCTTGCAATAACCGTCGTCCCACGACCCACCTCACTGGTGATGTCTACGGTCCCCCCGGCCTGTTGCAACAGCGTATAAACCGATGAGAGGCCAAGCCCTGTTCCCTCTCCAAGTGGCTTCGTCGTAAAGAACGGATCGAACACCTGCTTGAGATTTTCCGAATCTATTCCGACACCCTCATCCGTAACGCGCACGACAACTTCTGTACGAGAAGGGTCGACCTCAGACGGCTCCACCCCACAGAAGATGTTGATCTCGCCTCGTTCCTCCATTGCATCACGTGCATTGAGAATGAGGTTGACCAGCGCCTGCGCGAACTCCCTCGGGTCTAGGTCCGCATAGCACGGTTCGGCGCTGAGGTCGAGCACGATCTGGATATGACTCGGAAGTCCGGATCGCATCATATCCGTCGTATTTCGAACAACCTGAACCACATCGGACCTTGAGACATCTCCGGCACTCGGGCGGCTAAAGCGCAAGAGCCTACGTGTTACAGATCTAGCCCCGTCAGCCGCATCCAGTATCAGCTTCACCTGTGCCTGGTGAGGGCTACCTGGCTCAAAGGACTCCTTCAAAATTTCCGCATTACCGAGCACAGTCATCAGGACGTTGTTGAAGTCGTGGGCGATACCGCCCGCCAAATGACCGATTGCCTCCATTTTTTGCGACTGCCTCAGGGCTTCTTCGGCACGCCTCCATCCCGTTACGTCCATCAACACGGAATGCATGCACGGCCCTTCGCCATCGACGGGCATGATCACCCCGGACATGCGGAGCTGCACCTGAACCCCGTCAGGCCGGCTCATTTCGAGATCACGGGGTCGTACCCTTCCCGTGAGCTCAATCTCCTTTAGAACCTCAGCGCGCTCACTAGCATCGTGGTAGAAATCTTCGACATCCAGAACATCGGCATCGCCCAGATGGAAAAGTGAGCGCGTATATTCGTTCGCGTAGACAAGCTTCCCGTCCAAGCTGGTAACGGCGACTCCAAACTCGACGCTTGCCAGGATCTGCTCAAAACGCTCACGACCTCGCACCTCCACGAGTCGAGCCACGTCCTTCGCCTGGACCATCCCACCAAGAACCTTCATTAGTGGGGCTAACTCTGAGGGAATGTTCCTCTTTTCCTGGAGCTCGGCCCAGTCGCCGACATCCGCCTCAACCAGACGGACCTCCCGCTCAAGCATCTGGGTCAAGCGCCGATAGCCCATCGCGGTCGCCACAACCACAATAAGAACGATTAGGAGGCTCAGAAAGAAGGCCACGTAGCCTCGCTCGGCGAGAGCACCAAATGCCTGATATTGTGTGATGCCCGTGTAGACGCTCCACCCAGTGGGAGTGCTTACTTGACCCCAGTAACGTTGGGTGCCCGTCAGGTCTGGTCCTGCAGTAACAGACCTTCCCGGTTGGATCTCAACCGTTCCCCGTCTATTCTGGACTGGGACATGTGAACCAATGCGTTCACGGTCCTGCGAGCGAAAGACAACGACGCTGTTCGGGGACGCCACGGTCACAAGGGAAAGGTACTCGGCTTCCGGGAGTAGACGCTCAGACACAGCGTCAAGGTTCAGCCAGACCTGCAAGGTCAGGCCTTCGCGTGTCACAGTTTCGAGCAAGGGCACGGCGACAGGCAGCAACCAAGAGCCACCCGTGACCAGCTGCGATACGGGGCCCGTTTGCAGTCTGCCTTCCACTGGTGTCGGCCCCATCTGACTCAGCGGCGTGACCCGCGCCGGCAAGCTCCCGGCAGGGTAATCGCACAGAACGTCACCTTGCGAATCCACGACAGCGAGTCCGCTCGCATAAGCATACTTCAACTGGATCTGCTCAAGGTCAGTCGAGCACGATTCCAGATCGGAGCCACTGAGATAGTACGTGGACAAGGCGAATGCGTCGGCACTCAACTGTTCCGCGAGAACTTCAAAGAAGTTAGTGACCGTAACAGAGACAGCGTCGGTGATTCCGAGTGCGCTGCGTCGAGCGGCCTCCAGCGTCGAATAATATTGGTCGAAGCCGGCTACACCGAGCAATAAGAGCGGAGGAAATGCCACAGCAAGCGCGAGCAATCGGAGACGATTTGCGATCGAGCCAGATATGGGTGCAGCCATAATGGACTCCAGCATTTGAACTCTCTTCTTCACCGTCGAGGCGAGTCAACTGGAATAATAGCAGTAACGCTCGACTCCTGGGGCGCAGTTTCCGGCTCCAGAACATCTGTACCTTCGCACGCCATGGTCCGACAGGCGCACACCATGAGCGTCAAATGCTGGACGTACAAGGCAGGGTGATTCGGCTCATGTGGGGACTCAAGAGTCGGAAACCCTAGAGTGACGACACATGTCTGTCCGAATATTTTCGTCGCCGTCAGACCCGCTTCGGCACTTGAGTGTCACCCGGCCGGGAGGCCCGTGTCGGTAGCAACCGCTTGTTCGGCTTCCAGCGGTCCTAGTCAATCGTTCTCAGTAGAGACTCCTCAGCGAGCTCGAACAATCGGTGGACGTCAGCAAGTGTGGTGCGTGGATCGTTGTTGAAGTTCATGAGTCGATGGTCCACGACCCGGTCAGGCCACTCCGCCGCGATCACGCGCCGCACAGCCTGCATCGCCGGCTGGCGGTGTTGGTAGCGTCCCATCGCTCCAGCAGTAGCCCGAGCGAGTGCGCAATAAAGGCTGATAAGAGATGTATCGTTCTCACAATTTCGGTCATCCTCACGATCCCAACGCGCTTCTTCGTTCAGCAAGTCACGGGCTGTATGGAAAATGTCGAGATCGGTCTGCGAGGGAGGCGCCTCGATGCCTTCGTCCCAAGCGAGTCGCAGGCCTTGGTCGGAGACTGAGAGCTCGCCAAGCACATGCCAAAGGCCGGTCCGGACGATAAGCCGGGGGCCTGACGAGTATTGGTAGGTGGCGATCTCAACGGGAGTCGATCCAGTCGCACCCTCCACGGTTCCCACCCAGAGTGCGTCGCTAGCATCCGCAGGTCGCGACAGTTCGATCCGGCGTGTCACGGTCGAGAATTTACAGCTGCCGACGAACGATCCGGTGTCCCCTGCCGACAGGCTACAGGAGACAGATTGACTCGAGCCAGATGCCGGAAAGACACACAACATCGGCAGTACTAGGGCGCCCCTCGCCACCCAATGCGTGAAGTCTCTCCTCATAGTGCAACGTGTCCTCCGCTGGATGCCTGATGTCTCGTGGTTTGTGCTGCACGGCCAGCCCGTCCACAAGCGCGTAGCGGTGCCTACCCCTTCTCCAGGGGCGGCCCCACTCGCTTGTTGAGCGGAGTCTCGCTCGTGGGTTACCGACGCTCGACTCCCGCCAAGAATTCGTTCACGGCGGCATTGAACAACTCGGGTTGATCGACATTGCTCACGTGCCCAGCGTCCGGGATCACCCTTACGATGGACCCAGGTACCATGGCCTGAAACTCCCGGACCGTCTCTGGTCGGGCCTCATCATATTCGCCGACCAGGAACAGAACCGGCAGGGTTAGCTCCGGAAGCCGGTCGATTCGATCGTAGTCTCGCAGAGTGCCCGTTGAGACGAACTCCGAAGGACCCCACATGTACTCGTACAACCCTGAGTCTCCTGGTGGTCTGAGCGCGCACTCTTGAATACCCGCGTATGCATCGGGATTCCGGATGCCGAACTGACCCATGAACTCTGTGTTCGCTGCCTCAAAGGCTGCAGTCGCGAAGTCTCCAGAATCCACGGCAGCACGGACCGCGGCCTGAGCCTCAACCGAGAGTTCCGCCACCAGGTCATTCGCATCTCGAAGCCAACGATCCGTTCCGACCAGTGGGCCCACTAGAGTGACTGACAGCACTCCGGTTGGTGAGGCTGTGAGCAGGTATTCCAAGGCGACGGTGGCACCCCAAGAATGGCCCAAAATATGAAGCTCCTCCAACCCGAGTTCGGCGCGAAGAGCTGTAACCTCCTCAACGAACCTCGGAAGAACCGCGTAGCGCTCCAAGTCGGTTATCCGCTCTGAGTGACCTGTCCCCAATTGGTCGTACATGATGACCGGCCGTTCCTCGGCCATGCCAGTCAACGTCGAGGGATAGATGCAACTGGAACTCCCCGGACCGCCGTGAATGACCAGCACAGGCACCCCGGCTCCGTCGCCCATGACGCGGAATGCGATTCGTCCACCCGTGACGTCGACGAACCCATCGTCGGGCAGCCCTGCGGGTGGGCCACAGCCAGCCGAGTACAGGGCGACCGCAAGGAACGTCCCACACGCAGCAAATTTTCTTCGGTGCTTCACTATGCCTCCTGACTGAGCCGAACGTCTTTCGATTCTGCTGCACGGGCGACCTCGTGACAAAGCACAAGAGCCACCTGACCTGCCGCCTACGCAACCCGTGTCAGTAACAATCGCTCGTCACATAGCGCGGTTACCCCGTCACGCGCTCTGCGATTTTTTCGGGGACTGTGCCGGCGCACCCGAATGGCTGTCGGGATCTGACCCAATAGTCTGAGCCCGCGGCTCAGGGGACGCTCCAATAGGCCGGCACGGCATCCCCCTGACACACGCTGTTCGTGATGTCTGGCCCCGATCGAACAACGTGCATCCGCCCGAATTCCTCCATGCAAAAAGTGTCCTGATTGCAAAAGGTTGGTGGCTCTGGGCCGGACTCTTACTTGCCCGCCACCGGGCCCACTCGGATGTTGCACACCCTCGCGATCGCCTTGAAGGCACTCTGCGTAGTGATGTGGACCCGCCCGACGCCCGTCCCACCCTGCACCTGTCCTGTCTGTCGGCTCTGCCCACCGTGTCCCCATAACACCGCATCTCATGTCCAACCTCGCTCTAAAGCCGCTCCGGCCCACGACTCCGATGACCTGCAAGGTCGTGTCCGCCGCTCTCCTGGGGGTGATCTTCTCCTCTCCACTGCTTGCGCAGGATCTTCGTCCGATCGAGCCGACCGACATGTTTCTGACTCGCTCGGTAGGAGCACCAGTGGTCAGCCCGGAGGGCGACTGGATTGCATATACGGTCTCGCGCACATCGCTCGAAGAAGAGCGGGCCTTCACTCGCATTTTCATGTCGCCTTCAACAGGAGGAGAAGCGGTCGGACTGACGGCTCCGGGCAAGTCTGCCGGCTCGCCGGGCTGGAGCCCGGATGGCCGCTACTTCTCGTTCACCGCATCTCGTGACGAGGGTGAGACGCAGGTCTGGGCGCTCGACCGACGAGGTGGTGAGGGGTTCCCGCTCACCGATGTCTCACAAGGCATCTCCGGCTACCGCTGGTCTCCGGACGGCACCCGGCTACTGCTAACGGTACGCGACAAAGAAGACGAAAAGGAAGATGAAAAGGCGAACGCACCCCAGGAACCGTGGGTGATTGACCGCCTGCAGTTCAAGCGCGACAACACAGGGTATCTCACAGGCAACCGGCACACACACCTGTACGTCTACGACCTCGAGACCAAAACCCTGCGGCAACTCACTACCGGGCCCTGGGATGAATCTCTGGGTGTCTGGAGCCCCGACGGCACCCAAATCGCGTTCACCTCTAACCGGACGGACGAGCCGGACGCGAATGAAAACTCCGACGTGTGGACCGTGTCGGCAGATCTTTCTGAACCAACCGATTCGCCGACCCGGGTGACGACCAATCTGGGCTCGGACGGATCTCCGGCGTGGAGCCCCGATGGGCGTTGGCTCACCTACACGACCGGCGTTCGTCCCGACCTGATCTGGTACGCAACCACGCACCTCGCGGTGATCTCTTCAAACGGCGGTGAGGCTCGATTGCTGACGACTGCGCTCGATCGGAACGTGAGCCAGCCCCGCTTCTCCGCGAACGGCGAATGGATCTGGTTCCGACTCGAGGACTCCGGAGAAAATCACATCGCACGGATCCGACCCGACGGGTCAGGCCTGGAGCGACCGATCTCGGGCCCTCTCAGCGCGGGTGCGTTCGACTGGGCGGGTGAGACTTTCGCCGCATCCGTCAGCTATCTGGACCGGCCTGGGGAAATCTATCGAGCCGCGACCCTCGGCTCCGGGGACTGGATCTCTGGCACGGCGCCCGGTGAGACCGCGGCGCTGGATCCAGTGACCACGCACAATTCAGATTTTCTTTCCACGGTCCGCATCGCGGAGACCCGTACCATTCAGTTTCAGTCCGCCGACGGAACCGAAGTCGAGGGCTTCGTGACCTTTCCCCCGGACTTCGCCGAAGGACGTCGGTACCCGACTCTGCTTCGCATCCACGGCGGTCCGGTATCGCAGTACAGCCATGCGTTCCAGTTCGAATCTCAACTCTTCGCGTCCAAGGGCTACCTGGTTGTCCGTGTAAATCCGCGCGGATCGTCCGGATACGGCCAGGACTTCTCGGCCCAACTATGGGCGAACTGGGGCACGCCAGACTTCCAAGACGTGATGGCCGGCGTGGACCACGTGATCTCCGAGGGCTGGGCAGATCCGGATCGCCTCGGCGTGGGCGGGTGGTCGTACGGCGGGATCCTCACGAATTACGTGATCACCCAGACCGATCGCTTCCAAGGCGCAATCACGGGTGCGAGCGAGGTGCTTTACATCTCCAACTACGGGCACGATCACTACCAGCGGCAGTGGGAGGCTGAACTGGGGCTCCCATGGGAAGACGACAACCGTGACAACTGGGAGCGACTGAGTCCGTTCAACCGGGTCGAGGACATCGAGACCCCGACCCTGGTCATGGGGGGTGAGGACGACTGGAACGTCCCCATCCTGAACTCCGAGCAGTTATACCAGGCACTACGCCGGCGTGGAATCGAGACACAGCTCGTCGTGTATCCGGGACAGAGTCATGGGATCCGCGTGCCCTCGTACCAGGTCGACCGATACGAGCGCTACCTGGCCTGGTACGACACCCACGTTCGGGGCGCCGGCCGGCCAATCAGCGACTGACGGACCCGTCCCCTGGTCAAGCCATGACCCTGCAGCTTGCCGCACACAGCCTAGGAGGGCCAGAGCCGTTCACGCTTGAAGCGTGAACATCGCCCCGAGACCCTCAGAGCCACGGCAATCGCTCTGGATGGGACAACCATGCTCGATATAGCTCTTCAATGAAGGGCCGATGGGCTGGCTATGACGCGGCCAAAGACAGACAAACGCTGCGACTTGGGTAGTGCCCGGTATGCCACCCAACTCCTCCATGGCATTCTCGCGTTCAACTTCGAACCCCATACGCCACTCGTAGGGCGTTTGCGACGCTTCCAACGCTGGCGTGTTCGCCCGGCGACCGTAGCTTAGTCACACGATTTGAATTGAAATGTTTTCACCCACGAAACGAGGTGCTGCGATGTCGCAACGCATGCAACCCTTCGCTGCCGCGGTCCTGGCGATCGCCTTGGTGTTGGCGGCTCCGTCCTTCGCGTCCGCTCAGGCAGACGGAATAAGGACGATCTCCCTGGAGATGTATCTCGATCTTGAGAGCGCATCCGACCCTCAGATCTCGCCCGATGGCTCGCAGGTCGTCTACACCCGTGGCTGGGTCGACAAGATGAACGATCGCCGCGAGTCGTCAGTCTGGATCATGAATGCCGACGGTTCGAGGGCTCGCTTCCTCGTCGACGGCTCCGGTCCAATCTGGTCTCCCGACGGGACTCGGATCGCCTACACCTCGGAAGGCGAGCCCGAAGGCAGCCAGATCTTCGTTCGCTGGATGGACGATGAAGGTGCCTCGAGCCAAATCACGCGACTGCAGAAGGCTCCTGGCGGAATCCGTTGGGCGCCCGACGGTAACACACTTTCGTTCACGATGACCATGGACGGAGAAGAGGCTTGGTCGGTGAGCCCTCCCGGCCGACCGGAGGGGTCGAACTGGACCGAACCACCGAAGGTCGTCACCCGGGCCGACTATCGTCAGGACCGTGTCGGATTCGTCGACGAAGGTTGGCGGCACATTTTCGTGGTTCCCGCAGAGGGTGGGACCGCACGGCAGCTCACGGACGGATACTGGAACCACTCGACAGGAGAATGGACGCCCGACGGAGCGGAGTTGGTGTTCTCGTCACTGCGTACCGAAGACTCCGAGCTCTCTTGGCGTCAGTCCGAGGTCTACGCGGTGAACGTCGCGAATGGCACGATCCGTCAGTTGACGACCCGGAATGGCCAGGACTCCGGTCCGATCCCGTCTCCGACGGGTGACCTGATCGCGTATCGCGGTGCCGACTTCCACACCGACACGTATCGGAATTCCGGCGTGTACGTCATGAACATGGATGGTTCGAATCCCCGCCTGATTTCGGGAGACTTCGATCGTTCCATCAATGGCATGCAGTGGGCCCACGATGGAAGCGGCCTGTACCTCACGGTCAGCGCTGAAGGGGACCGGAACATCCACTTCGTCTCGACGGGTGGTGGCGTGACTGCGCTGTCGTCGGGTAACCACATGTTCGCACTGAGTTCGTTCACAGCTGATGGACGAGCGGTCGGCACCCTCACCAGTCCACAGTTGCCGTCCGACATCGTGTCCTTCAGTCTCTCCGACCCGAACCGTCGGACGCAGCTGACACACGTGAATGACGACGTGTTCGCTGGCGTGACATTCGGCGACGTCGAAGAGATCAAGTACGAGTCGGTCGATGGCTTCGAGATCGAGGGGTGGATCGTCAAGCCGCCGGACTTCGATCCGAGCCGCAAGTACCCGATGATGCTGTCGATCCACGGTGGACCGCACGGCATGTACAACGTCGGCTTCAACTTCGCCTGGCAGGAGCATGCGGCGAACGGATACGTAGTACTCTACACAAACCCCCGTGGCAGCTCCGGGTACGGAAGTGCGTTCGGTAACTCGATCAAGAACGCGTATCCGGGCAAAGACTACGACGACCTGATGAACGGAGTCGACTTGGTCATCGACCGTGGGTACATCGATGATGAGAACATGTTCGTCTATGGCTGCTCCGGTGGTGGCGTGCTTACGTCGTGGGTGGTTGGGCACACCGATCGTTTCGCAGCCGCTTCGGCAAACTGCCCCGTGATCAACTGGCTGTCTTTCGTGGGTACGACGGACGGGATCGGATGGTATCGGAACTTCGAGAATCTCCCCTGGGACGATCCGAGTGAGCACCTACGTCGCTCGCCGCTCATGTACGTGGGGAACGTCACGACTCCTACGATGCTCATGACGGGCGTCAACGACCTTCGTACGCCGATGCCTCAGACCGAGGAGTATTTCGCGGCGCTCAAGGTCATGGGTGTAGAGACGGCGATGGTTCGCTTCAACAACGAATGGCACGGTACGTCGAGTACGCCGTCGAACTTCCTCCGTACCCAGCTCTTCCTGCGAGAGTGGTTCGCGAAGCACTCTCGCGGACGGGGCATCACGCAGGACTGATTCAGTTTCGATCCGCAGTCGGATCCGAACGGGGGCTGGGTGGCATCGCCGCCCAGCCCCTTCGTTCGTTCAGTCGCTCTTCGAGTGCCCTCATCGGGGCGCAGAGCCTAACACGGCGGCCATTCCAATCACCGTGTCGGTCACGGCAAGCCAGAGTCTCTCCCCGAAGACCCGCCGCTGGACCGCGCCCCGATCGGCGCCGGGTGCAAGTCGAATTCCGATCTCACGCTCTCGGAGTGATACCGAGTAGGCCATCACTCCCTAAATAACCACCACAGCCAAGGTGAGGCCGGGCACTCCGAATCGACCGAGTACCGTCCTGCCCTCGGCCAGATCAGTCACCGACACAGTTGCTCACGTCTCGCGACTGTGCGGCACGGCCTGCCTGCCTGCTAAAAACCCCGAAACCCTACCTGACATATCCACCCGCGAGCTCGTGCCAGCAGCAACCGATTGTTAGAAAGCTGACTCGACTAGCTGAGGACTAACGGAAGCTCCCCAACTCTCGGACAGTCTCTTGATCGAGGCGTTGGAGCACCTCGATGAGCAACTGAACTGCCTCATCAAAATCCGACCGCTGTATGATGCCGGTATGAGAATGGAGATAGCGCGTGGGTACCGTGATGTTCACAGAAGGGCGGCCTGAGTCGAAGCGCTGGATCTCAGCGCCGTCCTCCCCGTACCCGGTCAGGACATCGGGCTGAAGGGAAATACCAGTTTCGTCGGCAATTCTGAACATGAAGTCACGGAACTTCCTGTTGGGGATCATGGAGCTATCCAGCAGGAACATTCCTGGCCCACCTCCGAGTCGCTCCTGAGCTTGGGTCGGGCCGATTCCCGGGAAGTCAGCCGCGACCCCGGCCTCAATCGAAATTCCGATTTCTGGCTCAGCGAGTGCGACGGCAGTTTGAGCCCCCCGCAACCCGATCTCCTCCTGCGTGGTGGCCACCCAGACGACCTCCGAAGGGACTTGGATTCCTTCATCCCGGATCCGTCTAGCTGCAACCAGCATCACTGCGAGGCCCACGCGGTCGTCCCACGCCTTCGCCGCGTAACGCTCGTTGGCCAGTACGGCGAAGTCACTGAGCGGAGCGATACCGTCTCCTGGCCTCACCCCCATCGCCTCGACTTCGTCTCTCGACGTCGCTCCCACATCCAGGAAAATCTCCTCCAACGCCCATACGCGCTCACGTTGAGCGGCTGGCGTGACGTGGACGGTCCGAATCCCGCTGATCCCCATCACTGGACCATCACTCCCCAGTATGGTCCACCGCTGATCCGGAAGGGCCTGTCTGAGCCAGCCACCGAGAGCCTTCACCCGGATAAATCCATCTGGCGTGATGTACTGCACCATGAGCCCGACTTCGTCGAGATGCGCCGTGACCATGACCACAGGACCACCCGCCCCACCCGGGACCGTGGCGAGCACGGACCCTAGACCGTCAAACCGAATATCAGCGCCCAGGTCCTCAAACTCCCGGACAACAATCTCTCTAACGGATTCTTCAAAGGCTGACGGACCCGGTGCCTCTGTCAGCGTCCGCATCAGCTCGGCACTCGCATCGAGCGTCTGGCTGGAGGCGGGGGCCGCCAAGAGCGAAGCTGCAAGCACAAACATCCAAGATCGATTCATCTGAGTTCCTCGGGGTAGCTCAACGTAGCAGCAGCCTTGTACCCTCTCGCGACTCTGCTGCGCGGCAACGCTAGTTGACTGCGCGCAAACGCACGCGACCCGACAGTAACCCGTGTCAGTCGCAACCGCTTGTTAGGCATCCGCTCCGCACCACGGACGGCTCCTTTAAAAGAAATGTGCTCTCGGCCATCTGGTCGACGGCGAACAGGGCCACGGCCCCGACCACTTGACTGGACAATGGCCCACGCCAATGATGCGCCCGCTGTCGAATGTCTCCGAACTATTCCCACCTGCACGAGAAGAGCGCCATGCAGAAACGAGAGATCAACCCGACCGACTGGCTACAGGGATTCAACATCAACCACGGCATCGAGGTCACCGGTGGGCAGCGTGTGCTCTACCTATCGGGCCAGACCTCAAACACGGCCGATGGCGCTCCGGTGCACGCCGGTGATCTCGTCGCTCAATTTGAGCTGGCCTGGTCAAACCTCAAGGACGCGCTCGCGGCCGCCGACATGACGCCCTCGAACATTGTCCGTCTCAACATCTACACCACCGATGTCGACGCGTTTATGGCAGCCGCCGGCGAGCTTGTACCGATCTACGCCGAGGACGGATGCAAGCCGGCGTGCACGCTTCTCGGTGTCAGCCGGTTGTTCGAACCGGAGCTCATGATCGAGCTGGAAGCCACCGCCGTGGCATGACGCTTCGGCAGGAGCTCGATGCCACGACTGGCCCGTGCGTCTCGTCGGGCCTGAGTTGAAAAGCACCGCGTTCATAGCGCCAGGATGACAAGGACAATCTCGTCGTCGTCGCGCGGTGGGAAACGAAGGCCGCGTTCGAGAACTACCTGGGATGGCGTCAAGAGACCGGCATACTCGATCAGTTGGTTGCCGCGTGCTCGGGACCACCGAGCATCCGATATTACGACATTACCGACGCTTAGGCGCATCTCCGCTGGCCTGTTCCGGCAAATAGGTCAGTCCACGGTCAGGCGACCGCAGCCGACCTATTTTAGGATGTGAGAAGCTGCTTAACGACTGCGGAAATCTGCTGCGCGACTACAATGCTTCCCACGGATCGCGAGGTGCAAGCCGAGTGACCCGGAACCCTCTACGCTTTCCCGCGACAGCAGCAATCTCTTGTTCGGCGGCACTCCGGTCGCTTGCACTCCGCCATAACGTCTGAGACCTTCGCGTCGCGACAAGATCACTTGACTCTACGAGAGGGCGCGCGGTGGGACAGCCATTCAAGCAAGTGCCTTGGGCGCGCGTCTTCGTGGAGGGCGCGG
Coding sequences within it:
- a CDS encoding M42 family metallopeptidase codes for the protein MNRSWMFVLAASLLAAPASSQTLDASAELMRTLTEAPGPSAFEESVREIVVREFEDLGADIRFDGLGSVLATVPGGAGGPVVMVTAHLDEVGLMVQYITPDGFIRVKALGGWLRQALPDQRWTILGSDGPVMGISGIRTVHVTPAAQRERVWALEEIFLDVGATSRDEVEAMGVRPGDGIAPLSDFAVLANERYAAKAWDDRVGLAVMLVAARRIRDEGIQVPSEVVWVATTQEEIGLRGAQTAVALAEPEIGISIEAGVAADFPGIGPTQAQERLGGGPGMFLLDSSMIPNRKFRDFMFRIADETGISLQPDVLTGYGEDGAEIQRFDSGRPSVNITVPTRYLHSHTGIIQRSDFDEAVQLLIEVLQRLDQETVRELGSFR
- a CDS encoding RidA family protein; the encoded protein is MQKREINPTDWLQGFNINHGIEVTGGQRVLYLSGQTSNTADGAPVHAGDLVAQFELAWSNLKDALAAADMTPSNIVRLNIYTTDVDAFMAAAGELVPIYAEDGCKPACTLLGVSRLFEPELMIELEATAVA